Proteins encoded within one genomic window of Bradyrhizobium sp. AZCC 1719:
- a CDS encoding helix-turn-helix domain-containing protein — MATDSGKKLFVGPRFRRIRQQLGLSQTQIAEGLGISPSYINLIERNQRPVTAQILLRLAETYDLDLRDLATADEDRFFAELNEIFSDPLFRQIDLPKQELRDLAELCPGVTHSLQRLYAAYTEARRGETLVAAQMADRDEGARFEANPIERVRDLIEANRNYFPELEQAAENLRDELHASAEELFAALSARLREKHSIVTRIMPVDVMRETLRRFDRHRRQLLISELVDGSGRAFQLALQIGLAECGASIDAIVNRAGPLDDTPRRLYRITLANYFAAAVMMPYQPFHTAAENLNYDVHVLAQRFNAGFEQVCHRLTTLQRPNARGVPFFLLRVDNAGNVSKRFSSGTFPFSKFGGTCPLWNVHSTFDTPDRLLKQVIELPDGTRYFSIAQMVRRPIAPHPQPQPRFAIGLGCEIRHASKLVYAAGMDLEKAEGTPIGVNCRLCERENCSQRAEPPITRTLILDENTRRVSSFAFSNAREL, encoded by the coding sequence ATGGCCACCGACTCCGGAAAGAAGCTTTTTGTCGGGCCGAGGTTCCGGCGGATCCGCCAGCAGCTCGGGCTGTCGCAGACCCAGATCGCGGAAGGGCTCGGGATCTCGCCGAGCTACATCAACCTGATCGAGCGGAACCAGCGGCCGGTGACCGCGCAGATCCTGTTGCGGCTGGCCGAAACCTATGACCTGGACCTGCGCGATCTCGCTACCGCCGACGAGGACCGCTTCTTCGCCGAGCTGAACGAGATTTTTTCCGATCCGCTGTTCCGGCAGATCGACCTGCCGAAGCAGGAACTGCGCGACCTCGCCGAGCTCTGCCCGGGTGTGACCCATTCGCTGCAGCGCCTCTACGCCGCCTACACCGAGGCCCGCCGCGGCGAGACGTTGGTGGCGGCCCAAATGGCCGACCGCGACGAAGGCGCCCGCTTCGAGGCCAACCCGATCGAGCGCGTGCGCGACCTGATCGAAGCCAACCGCAACTATTTTCCGGAGCTCGAACAGGCCGCGGAAAATTTGCGCGACGAACTCCACGCCTCCGCCGAGGAACTGTTCGCCGCGCTTTCGGCCCGGCTGCGCGAAAAGCATTCGATCGTCACCCGCATCATGCCGGTCGACGTGATGCGCGAGACGCTGCGGCGGTTCGACCGCCACCGGCGGCAGCTTTTGATTTCCGAACTGGTCGACGGCTCGGGCCGGGCCTTCCAGCTCGCGCTGCAGATTGGCCTCGCCGAATGCGGCGCATCCATCGACGCCATCGTCAACCGCGCAGGACCCCTCGACGACACCCCGCGGCGGCTCTACCGGATTACGCTGGCGAACTACTTCGCCGCCGCCGTCATGATGCCCTATCAGCCGTTCCACACCGCGGCGGAAAATCTGAACTACGACGTGCATGTGCTGGCGCAGCGCTTCAATGCCGGCTTCGAGCAGGTCTGCCATCGCCTCACCACGCTGCAGCGGCCGAATGCGCGCGGCGTGCCGTTCTTTCTGTTGCGCGTCGACAATGCCGGCAATGTCTCCAAGCGGTTTTCGTCCGGCACGTTTCCGTTCTCGAAATTCGGCGGCACCTGTCCGCTTTGGAACGTGCATTCGACCTTCGACACGCCGGACCGCCTGCTCAAGCAGGTGATCGAACTGCCCGACGGCACGCGTTATTTTTCCATCGCGCAGATGGTGCGCCGCCCGATCGCGCCGCACCCGCAACCGCAGCCGCGCTTTGCGATTGGTTTGGGTTGCGAAATCCGCCACGCCTCGAAGCTCGTCTACGCCGCCGGGATGGATCTGGAAAAAGCCGAGGGCACGCCGATCGGCGTCAACTGCCGGCTCTGCGAGCGCGAAAACTGCAGCCAGCGCGCCGAGCCGCCGATCACGCGGACGCTGATCCTGGACGAGAACACGCGGCGGGTGTCCTCGTTCGCGTTCTCGAATGCGCGGGAGTTGTGA
- a CDS encoding VOC family protein yields MVNDQNPPSTSPFQSIRAVDYTVIFVRDMAAMRRFYEGVLRLFLTRELSAGWIEYQIGGNTLALARPSRTAKDAPVPAGSASLQLAFKVAADDVDRCAKELVRHGVDLLEPPTNQPFGHRTLFFRDPDGNLLEVYAEI; encoded by the coding sequence ATCGTGAACGATCAAAATCCACCCAGCACTTCGCCCTTCCAGTCCATCCGCGCCGTCGACTACACTGTCATCTTCGTGCGCGACATGGCGGCGATGCGCCGCTTCTATGAGGGCGTCCTTCGCTTATTCCTGACGCGCGAATTGTCGGCGGGCTGGATCGAGTACCAGATCGGCGGCAACACCCTCGCGCTGGCGCGGCCGAGCCGGACGGCAAAGGATGCGCCTGTGCCCGCGGGCAGCGCTTCGCTGCAGCTCGCCTTCAAGGTTGCCGCCGATGATGTCGATCGCTGCGCCAAGGAGCTGGTGCGGCACGGCGTCGATCTGCTCGAGCCGCCGACCAACCAGCCGTTCGGCCATCGCACGCTGTTCTTCAGGGATCCGGACGGAAACCTGCTGGAGGTGTATGCGGAGATCTAG
- a CDS encoding xanthine dehydrogenase family protein molybdopterin-binding subunit, translating to MNLVTNNKWIGQRTIRPDGMDKVTGRAQFAADTTMPGMIWGKVLRSPHPHARIRSIDTSKAEKLPGVKAVVTSKDIVDFPIEKGAVMLGIQDMRWMCRNVMARDKALFPGHPIAAVAATTEAIAEEACKLIEVDYEVLPWSIEIDDALKLDAPILHEFNKFDGKPSNIVGRLEHKKGDIERGFEQADIVIERTFTTRPVHQGYIEPHACLISVAPDGKTTIWSSSQGQFMVRAMTAYLTGIPQSDIRAIPAEIGGGFGGKTIVYLEPLATLLAKKSGRPVKMVMTREEVMRATGPTSGSKSTVKIGATKDGKIVAAHGTFYLQAGAFPGSPIRGAAGCSFTPYDIPNLLSEGYDVCSNRSKVAAYRAPGAPIGAYAVECVLDEVAEALKIDPLDFRLKNAAKEGTKAAHGPVFPRIGYIETVEAAKASPHYAAPLGDGNGKLRGRGVASGFWFNAGGESSAQVNITEDGNVVVTTGHPDIGGSRAGIANICAELLGIDYRRVSVIIGDTQTVGFSNLTGGSRVLFASAMVVTQSTEKIIQTLRERAAKIWEIDPEAVKWENGAAHPASPNAGQFEPLTLEELAEKAPAMGGPIGAGVQLNTQGADGGFGTHVCDVEVDVDLGIARVIRYTAVQDVGRAIHPGYVEGQLQGGVAQGIGWALNEEYIYTKEGKVDNPGFLDYRMPVCSDLPMIDCIMVEIPNPKHPQGVKGVGEVPLVPVMAAVANAIYNALGKRFYALPMSPPKVLEKLEGPMQQAAE from the coding sequence ATGAACCTCGTCACCAACAACAAATGGATCGGCCAGCGCACCATTCGCCCTGATGGCATGGACAAGGTCACCGGCCGCGCCCAGTTTGCCGCCGACACCACCATGCCCGGCATGATCTGGGGCAAGGTGCTGCGCAGCCCGCATCCGCATGCGCGCATCCGGTCGATCGACACGTCGAAGGCGGAGAAGCTGCCCGGCGTGAAGGCTGTCGTCACTTCGAAAGACATCGTCGACTTCCCGATCGAGAAGGGCGCGGTCATGCTGGGCATCCAGGATATGCGCTGGATGTGCCGCAACGTGATGGCGCGCGACAAGGCGCTATTCCCCGGCCACCCCATCGCGGCCGTCGCCGCGACCACGGAAGCGATCGCCGAGGAAGCCTGCAAGCTGATCGAGGTCGATTACGAGGTGTTGCCGTGGTCGATCGAGATTGACGACGCGCTCAAGCTAGATGCGCCGATCCTGCACGAATTCAACAAGTTCGACGGCAAGCCTTCCAACATCGTCGGCCGCCTCGAGCACAAGAAGGGCGACATCGAACGAGGTTTTGAGCAGGCCGACATCGTCATCGAGCGCACCTTCACCACGCGCCCGGTGCACCAGGGCTATATCGAGCCGCATGCCTGCCTGATCTCGGTCGCGCCAGACGGCAAGACCACGATCTGGAGCTCCAGCCAGGGCCAGTTCATGGTGCGCGCGATGACGGCCTATCTCACCGGCATCCCGCAGAGCGATATCCGCGCCATCCCCGCGGAGATCGGCGGCGGCTTTGGCGGCAAGACCATCGTCTATCTCGAACCGCTCGCGACGCTGCTCGCAAAAAAATCCGGCCGCCCGGTGAAGATGGTGATGACGCGCGAGGAAGTGATGCGCGCGACCGGCCCCACCTCAGGCTCGAAAAGCACGGTGAAGATCGGCGCGACGAAGGACGGCAAGATCGTCGCCGCGCACGGCACCTTCTATCTGCAGGCCGGCGCCTTCCCGGGCTCGCCGATCCGCGGCGCTGCGGGCTGCAGCTTCACGCCCTACGACATTCCGAACCTGCTCTCGGAAGGGTACGACGTCTGCTCCAACCGCTCCAAGGTTGCGGCCTATCGCGCGCCGGGCGCGCCGATCGGCGCCTATGCGGTCGAATGCGTGCTCGACGAAGTCGCGGAAGCGCTGAAGATCGACCCGCTCGACTTCCGCCTGAAGAACGCCGCCAAGGAAGGAACCAAGGCCGCGCACGGCCCGGTGTTCCCGCGCATCGGCTATATCGAGACAGTGGAAGCAGCAAAGGCTTCGCCGCATTACGCCGCGCCGCTCGGCGACGGAAACGGCAAGCTGAGGGGCAGGGGCGTGGCTAGCGGCTTCTGGTTCAACGCCGGCGGCGAATCTTCCGCGCAAGTCAACATCACAGAAGACGGCAACGTCGTCGTCACGACAGGGCACCCTGACATTGGCGGCTCGCGCGCCGGCATCGCCAACATCTGCGCCGAGCTGCTCGGCATCGACTACCGCCGCGTCTCCGTTATCATCGGCGACACCCAGACGGTCGGTTTCTCCAACTTGACCGGCGGCAGCCGCGTGCTGTTCGCCTCGGCGATGGTGGTGACGCAGTCGACCGAAAAGATCATCCAGACCTTGCGCGAGCGCGCGGCCAAGATCTGGGAAATCGATCCGGAAGCGGTGAAGTGGGAGAATGGTGCTGCGCATCCGGCGAGCCCGAACGCCGGCCAGTTCGAACCGCTGACGCTGGAAGAGCTCGCCGAGAAGGCGCCCGCGATGGGCGGGCCCATTGGGGCCGGCGTGCAGCTCAACACCCAAGGCGCCGACGGCGGCTTCGGCACGCATGTCTGCGACGTCGAGGTCGACGTCGATCTCGGCATCGCGCGCGTGATCCGCTACACCGCCGTGCAGGATGTCGGCCGCGCCATCCACCCCGGCTATGTCGAGGGCCAGCTCCAGGGCGGCGTCGCGCAAGGCATCGGCTGGGCGCTGAACGAGGAATACATCTACACGAAGGAAGGCAAGGTCGATAACCCCGGCTTCCTCGACTACCGCATGCCGGTCTGCTCGGACCTGCCGATGATCGACTGCATCATGGTCGAGATCCCAAACCCAAAACACCCGCAAGGCGTCAAGGGCGTCGGCGAAGTGCCGCTGGTGCCGGTGATGGCGGCGGTGGCGAATGCGATCTACAACGCGCTGGGCAAGCGTTTCTACGCACTGCCGATGTCGCCGCCGAAGGTGCTGGAGAAGCTGGAAGGCCCGATGCAGCAGGCGGCGGAGTAG
- a CDS encoding isocitrate lyase produces the protein MNYQPRGISDRTIQGPASYLSEIGAAEALLKAQPTWNGVTAEAVARMRLQNRFKTGLDVARYTAALMRSDMAAYDADPTKYTQSLGCWHGFIAQQKLISVKKHFGTTDRRYLYLSGWMIAALRSEFGPLPDQSMHEKTSVPALIEELYTFLRQADSRELNDIFRALDAARKEGDKAKEKALIEKIDNFQTHVVPVIADIDAGFGNAEATYLLAKKMIEAGACALQIENQVSDEKQCGHQDGKVTVPHEVFLAKIRACRHAFLELGVEDGIIVTRTDSLGAGLTQQIAVSQKPGDLGDQYNSFLDCEEVTAANARNGDVIINRNGKMMRPKRLASNLYQFRAGTGEDRCVLDCITSLQNGADLLWIETEKPHIEQIAKMVDRIREVIPNAKLAYNNSPSFNWTLNFRWQVYDAMKEAGKDVSKYNRVDLMKPEYDDTPLAIEADERIRTFQADSAKRAGIFHHLITLPTYHTAALSTDNLAKDYFGEQGMLGYVKNVQRQEIRQGIACAKHQNMAGSDIGDDHKEYFAGEAALKAGGVHNTMNQFG, from the coding sequence ATGAACTACCAGCCACGTGGAATCAGTGACCGGACTATCCAGGGACCGGCTTCCTATCTGAGCGAGATTGGAGCTGCTGAAGCACTCCTGAAGGCCCAGCCGACCTGGAATGGCGTCACCGCCGAAGCCGTGGCGCGCATGCGTCTGCAGAACCGCTTCAAGACCGGCCTGGACGTCGCCCGGTACACCGCGGCGCTGATGCGCAGCGATATGGCTGCCTATGACGCCGATCCCACCAAGTACACCCAGTCGCTCGGTTGCTGGCATGGCTTCATCGCGCAGCAGAAGCTGATTTCGGTCAAGAAGCATTTCGGTACGACCGATCGCCGCTATCTGTATCTCTCCGGCTGGATGATCGCAGCGCTTCGCTCCGAGTTCGGACCGCTTCCTGATCAGTCGATGCACGAGAAGACCTCGGTGCCGGCGCTGATCGAAGAGCTCTACACCTTCCTGCGTCAGGCGGACTCCCGTGAGCTCAATGATATTTTCCGCGCGCTCGACGCGGCCCGCAAGGAAGGCGACAAGGCGAAGGAAAAGGCGCTGATCGAAAAGATCGACAACTTCCAGACCCATGTCGTGCCCGTCATCGCCGACATCGACGCCGGCTTCGGCAATGCCGAGGCAACCTACCTGCTCGCCAAGAAGATGATCGAGGCGGGTGCCTGCGCCCTGCAGATCGAGAATCAGGTCTCCGACGAAAAGCAGTGCGGCCACCAGGATGGCAAGGTGACCGTGCCGCACGAGGTGTTCCTGGCGAAGATCCGGGCCTGCCGCCATGCCTTCCTCGAACTGGGCGTCGAAGACGGCATCATCGTGACCCGCACCGACTCGCTGGGCGCCGGTCTCACGCAGCAGATCGCTGTGAGCCAGAAGCCCGGCGACCTCGGCGATCAGTACAACAGCTTCCTGGATTGCGAGGAAGTGACAGCCGCCAACGCCAGGAATGGCGATGTCATCATCAACCGCAACGGCAAGATGATGCGTCCGAAGCGGCTTGCCAGCAACCTCTATCAGTTCCGTGCCGGAACTGGCGAAGATCGCTGCGTGCTCGACTGCATCACCTCGTTGCAGAACGGCGCCGACCTGCTGTGGATCGAGACCGAGAAGCCGCATATCGAGCAGATCGCCAAGATGGTTGATCGCATTCGCGAGGTGATTCCGAACGCGAAGCTGGCCTACAACAACTCGCCGTCGTTCAACTGGACGCTCAACTTCCGTTGGCAGGTGTACGACGCGATGAAGGAAGCCGGCAAGGATGTCAGCAAGTACAATCGAGTCGACCTGATGAAGCCGGAATACGACGATACGCCGCTGGCCATTGAAGCCGACGAGCGCATCCGCACCTTCCAGGCCGATTCAGCAAAGCGTGCTGGTATCTTCCACCATCTGATCACGTTGCCGACCTATCACACGGCAGCTCTGTCGACTGATAATCTCGCGAAGGATTATTTCGGCGAGCAGGGCATGCTGGGCTATGTGAAGAATGTTCAGCGCCAGGAGATCCGTCAGGGTATCGCCTGCGCCAAGCATCAGAACATGGCCGGCTCCGATATCGGCGACGATCACAAGGAATATTTCGCTGGTGAAGCCGCTCTGAAGGCGGGCGGCGTCCACAATACGATGAACCAGTTCGGCTAA
- a CDS encoding DUF4170 domain-containing protein gives MTKGSNFWVIGGEFGSMNFHKLVEGSAQVRGPFKTRKEAEECWKEVSEESRHKAGVRFSIVEEPSRVSA, from the coding sequence ATGACCAAAGGCAGCAATTTCTGGGTGATCGGCGGCGAGTTCGGTTCGATGAACTTTCACAAGCTCGTCGAAGGCTCGGCCCAGGTCAGAGGCCCGTTCAAGACCCGCAAGGAAGCCGAAGAGTGCTGGAAGGAGGTCTCGGAAGAGAGCCGCCATAAAGCCGGCGTACGCTTCTCGATCGTCGAAGAGCCCTCGCGCGTCTCAGCCTGA
- a CDS encoding DUF1993 domain-containing protein, protein MSFHDLTVPAFLQILGSLSGLLSKAEAHCKAKNIQPEVLLNARLYPDMYPLTRQVQTACDFAAKTCARLTGSEVPSTPDTEKSFEELQQRIAKTTDYVKVFKPAQFEGGETREVTFPIGPSNTMTMKGQQYLVNFAFPNFYFHAATAHGILRHNGVEIGKRDFLGVR, encoded by the coding sequence ATGTCTTTCCACGACCTAACCGTGCCGGCCTTCCTGCAGATTCTCGGTAGCCTTTCCGGCCTGCTCAGCAAGGCGGAAGCGCACTGCAAGGCAAAGAACATTCAGCCCGAAGTACTGCTCAATGCCAGGCTTTACCCGGACATGTATCCGCTGACACGCCAGGTGCAGACTGCCTGCGATTTTGCCGCGAAAACCTGCGCGCGCCTCACCGGCAGCGAAGTGCCGTCCACGCCGGACACCGAAAAGAGCTTTGAGGAATTGCAGCAGCGGATCGCGAAAACTACCGATTATGTGAAGGTGTTCAAGCCGGCGCAGTTCGAGGGCGGCGAGACGCGGGAGGTGACCTTCCCGATCGGCCCCAGCAACACCATGACGATGAAGGGCCAGCAATATCTCGTCAATTTCGCCTTCCCGAATTTTTACTTCCACGCCGCCACCGCGCACGGCATTTTGCGCCACAACGGCGTGGAAATCGGCAAGCGGGATTTTCTCGGAGTTAGGTAA
- a CDS encoding lytic murein transglycosylase: MLLHRSLVAATASLFLSSLAIAQPVPAPVRPAPRPVVAPAPGQQPPAAAPRAPRGAACHNGLSFDRFLADLKQQAIAEGVSQRTLAEAAPYLVYDQSIVNRDRGQRVFGQVFTEFARNRASDGAAKNAQARIRMHAAAFNRAEKEYGVPPAVIAAFWGLESSFGAELGNLHTLRSLVSLAYDCRRSEMFSKETIAALKIVDRGDLTASEMIGAWAGELGQTQFLATHYFNYAVDYDGDGRRNLLRSASDVIGSTANYIASGLKWRRGEPWLQEVRAPQNFPWEQADLTTKLPRAKFAQLGVTYPDGRPLPNDDLPASLLLPMGRTGPAFLAYANFAAYTEWNNSLIYSTTAAYLASRIAGAPPMRPPSAPVAQLPLNELKELQQLLVRAGYNVGKVDGIMGQLSRTAVKAMQIKYGLPADSWPTAELLARMRGPSVQAQPAGLVMPAAR; encoded by the coding sequence ATGCTGCTTCACAGATCCCTCGTTGCTGCCACCGCGTCCCTGTTTCTTTCATCTCTCGCCATCGCCCAACCAGTCCCCGCCCCGGTTCGTCCCGCACCGAGACCTGTGGTCGCGCCGGCACCCGGGCAACAGCCCCCTGCCGCCGCTCCGCGCGCACCCCGCGGCGCGGCCTGTCACAACGGCCTGTCGTTCGACCGCTTCCTCGCCGATCTCAAACAGCAGGCGATTGCGGAGGGCGTGTCGCAGCGCACGTTGGCCGAAGCGGCGCCCTACCTGGTCTATGACCAGAGCATCGTCAACCGCGACCGCGGCCAGCGCGTGTTCGGCCAGGTGTTCACCGAGTTCGCACGGAACAGGGCGTCCGATGGCGCGGCAAAAAATGCGCAGGCGCGAATCCGGATGCATGCGGCCGCGTTCAACCGCGCCGAGAAGGAATATGGCGTGCCGCCGGCCGTGATCGCCGCGTTCTGGGGGCTGGAGAGCAGTTTTGGCGCCGAGTTAGGCAATCTGCATACGCTGCGCTCGCTGGTGTCGCTGGCCTATGACTGCCGCCGCTCCGAGATGTTCAGCAAGGAAACCATCGCCGCGCTGAAGATCGTCGACCGCGGCGATCTCACGGCAAGCGAGATGATCGGCGCATGGGCCGGCGAGCTCGGGCAGACGCAGTTCCTGGCGACGCACTACTTCAACTACGCGGTGGACTATGACGGCGACGGCCGCCGCAACCTGTTGCGCAGCGCGTCCGACGTGATCGGCTCGACCGCGAACTATATCGCCAGCGGATTGAAATGGCGGCGCGGCGAGCCGTGGCTGCAGGAAGTGCGCGCGCCGCAAAATTTTCCGTGGGAGCAGGCTGACCTCACGACAAAACTGCCACGCGCAAAGTTCGCGCAGCTCGGCGTCACCTATCCCGACGGCCGGCCGCTGCCGAACGACGACCTGCCGGCCTCGCTACTGCTGCCGATGGGCCGCACCGGACCGGCGTTTCTGGCGTATGCGAATTTCGCCGCCTATACCGAGTGGAACAACTCGCTGATCTATTCGACCACCGCCGCCTATCTCGCCAGCCGCATCGCCGGCGCCCCGCCGATGCGGCCGCCATCGGCGCCGGTCGCACAACTTCCGCTCAACGAGCTGAAGGAGCTGCAACAGTTGTTGGTGCGCGCGGGATACAATGTCGGCAAGGTCGACGGCATCATGGGCCAGTTGAGCCGCACGGCGGTGAAGGCGATGCAGATCAAATACGGCCTGCCGGCGGATTCCTGGCCGACGGCGGAATTGCTGGCGCGGATGCGCGGCCCCAGCGTCCAGGCGCAGCCCGCCGGCCTGGTGATGCCGGCGGCGCGGTAG
- a CDS encoding DinB family protein: MAYNNAWANHRLLTACLGLSPDEFTAKRTGFFPSLRATLNHILIIDHFYVDAMEGGTLGPAAWADQEPCATVVALKEAQAAVDRRLLKVVEALDGAGLQRIVSVHRGTSIQRERMDRLLLHLFQHQVHHRGQAHCMLSGTSVSPPQLDEFFSAGEAPLRAAEFAELGWSEEKIWAVRVSRPEQA, from the coding sequence ATGGCGTACAACAACGCCTGGGCAAACCATCGGCTGCTCACCGCCTGTCTCGGGCTGTCGCCGGATGAATTCACCGCGAAGCGAACCGGCTTCTTTCCAAGCCTGCGCGCCACGCTCAACCACATCCTGATCATCGACCACTTCTACGTCGATGCCATGGAAGGCGGGACGCTCGGTCCGGCCGCCTGGGCGGATCAGGAGCCTTGCGCAACGGTCGTCGCGCTGAAAGAAGCGCAGGCCGCAGTCGATCGGCGTTTGCTCAAGGTCGTCGAAGCGCTCGACGGCGCCGGATTGCAGCGCATCGTCTCCGTGCATCGCGGCACCTCCATCCAGCGCGAGCGAATGGACCGCTTGCTTCTGCATCTCTTCCAGCACCAGGTGCACCATCGCGGCCAGGCCCACTGCATGCTGAGCGGCACGTCGGTGAGCCCGCCTCAGCTCGACGAGTTTTTCTCGGCAGGTGAAGCGCCGCTGCGGGCAGCGGAGTTCGCGGAGCTGGGCTGGAGCGAGGAGAAGATCTGGGCAGTTCGGGTGTCGAGGCCTGAACAAGCGTAG
- a CDS encoding HD domain-containing protein, whose product MNRDQLITAYTAPSRHYHNLMHIEDCLAALARVDNLSERERKILTEAIWWHDVVYDPTRSDNEELSARLAEQRVRDDIGAEVARLIRLTKTHDVRPEDRLGAILISIDLSILGAEPARYDAYAAAIRQEFIHVPDADYRAGRARVLGRFAARPVIFPDPAFAARYDGQARENLARELAALR is encoded by the coding sequence CCACAACCTCATGCACATCGAAGACTGCCTCGCTGCGCTCGCGCGCGTCGACAATCTATCGGAGCGCGAGCGCAAGATCCTGACCGAGGCGATCTGGTGGCACGATGTCGTTTACGATCCGACCCGCTCGGACAATGAAGAGCTCAGCGCGCGGCTGGCCGAGCAGCGCGTCCGTGACGATATCGGAGCGGAAGTGGCCCGCCTGATCCGCCTGACAAAGACACACGATGTCCGGCCCGAGGATCGCCTGGGCGCCATCCTCATCTCGATCGACCTCAGCATTCTCGGCGCGGAGCCCGCGCGCTACGATGCTTACGCCGCCGCGATCCGGCAGGAGTTCATCCACGTGCCGGACGCTGACTATCGCGCCGGCCGCGCCAGAGTGCTCGGCCGGTTCGCCGCGCGGCCGGTGATCTTTCCCGATCCGGCCTTTGCCGCAAGATATGACGGCCAGGCCCGCGAAAACCTCGCGCGCGAGTTGGCCGCTTTGCGCTGA
- a CDS encoding (2Fe-2S)-binding protein has product MAKVHVTTSINGEPMEFLCEPSDTMLDALRGPLALTGSKEGCASGDCGACSITLDDRLVCSCLMLAVESEGHEIRTIEGLAQGERLHPLQQKFLEMAALQCGICTSGMLVASDALLKKNPDPSEEEVRFWLAGNLCRCTGYDKIVRAVMETAAEMRAH; this is encoded by the coding sequence ATGGCCAAAGTTCACGTCACCACATCAATCAACGGCGAGCCGATGGAATTTCTGTGCGAGCCATCAGACACCATGCTCGACGCGCTGCGCGGGCCGCTTGCGCTGACCGGCTCCAAGGAAGGCTGCGCCTCAGGCGATTGCGGCGCCTGCTCGATCACGCTCGACGACCGGCTGGTCTGCTCCTGCCTGATGCTCGCGGTGGAATCCGAGGGGCACGAGATCAGGACCATCGAGGGCCTGGCGCAGGGCGAGCGTCTGCATCCGCTGCAGCAAAAATTTCTGGAAATGGCCGCGCTTCAGTGCGGCATCTGCACGTCGGGCATGCTGGTCGCGTCCGACGCGCTGCTGAAGAAAAATCCGGACCCGAGCGAGGAGGAAGTCCGCTTCTGGCTCGCCGGCAATCTCTGCCGCTGCACCGGCTATGACAAGATCGTCCGCGCGGTGATGGAAACCGCTGCCGAGATGCGCGCGCACTAA
- a CDS encoding FAD binding domain-containing protein: MTELRYLAPGTLDEAVGAFAKAGSAARILAGGTDLLVQMRSGALKPGVIVDIKKIPELTAIEQTADGGFRIGAAVSGMALAEHETFGKVWPGVLEAVNLIGSKQVQGRASAGGNLCNGSPAGDSVPAMVAAGAVVTVQGPDGRREMKVEDVPAGPGRTNLKPGEILVSFTLPPRPPGSSDAYLRMIPRTEMDIAVVGCGVSLTMKDGTVTSARVGLGAVAPTVLLVEDAAKALIGSKLDDAALARAAAACSAACRPIDDKRGTIAYRIKVAGVLLKRTAAIAAQRAQGK, from the coding sequence ATGACGGAACTCCGATATTTGGCGCCTGGCACGCTTGACGAAGCGGTCGGTGCATTTGCGAAAGCCGGCAGCGCGGCGCGCATCCTGGCCGGCGGCACCGATCTTCTGGTGCAGATGCGATCCGGCGCGCTCAAGCCCGGCGTGATCGTCGACATCAAGAAAATCCCCGAGCTGACGGCAATCGAACAGACCGCCGACGGCGGCTTTCGCATTGGCGCCGCCGTCTCCGGCATGGCGCTCGCCGAGCACGAGACGTTCGGCAAGGTCTGGCCCGGCGTGCTCGAAGCCGTCAACCTGATCGGTTCCAAGCAGGTGCAGGGCCGCGCCTCCGCCGGCGGCAATCTCTGCAACGGCTCGCCCGCCGGCGACAGCGTGCCCGCGATGGTCGCGGCCGGCGCCGTCGTCACCGTGCAGGGGCCGGACGGCCGCCGCGAGATGAAGGTGGAAGACGTCCCCGCCGGTCCCGGCCGCACCAACTTGAAGCCCGGCGAGATCCTCGTCAGCTTCACGCTGCCGCCGCGCCCGCCCGGCTCGAGCGATGCTTATCTGCGCATGATCCCGCGCACCGAAATGGACATCGCCGTGGTCGGCTGCGGCGTCAGCCTCACCATGAAGGACGGCACCGTCACATCAGCCCGCGTCGGCTTGGGGGCGGTGGCGCCGACCGTGCTGCTGGTGGAAGACGCCGCAAAGGCGCTGATCGGTTCAAAGCTAGACGACGCCGCGCTGGCGAGGGCCGCAGCGGCATGCTCCGCCGCCTGCCGCCCGATCGACGACAAGCGCGGCACCATCGCCTATCGCATCAAGGTGGCCGGCGTGCTGCTTAAGCGCACCGCCGCGATCGCTGCCCAACGCGCGCAAGGAAAGTAA